The following are encoded together in the Bacillus sp. V2I10 genome:
- a CDS encoding L-cystine transporter, giving the protein MLGGEKVSSILVIINIAVLLGLIFLLFFMQKKHVSFSKRVFSALGLGIILGFAFQFIYGPENEVLLESIGWFNIVGSGYVKLLQMIVMPLVFISILAAFTKMKLSNNIGKISVLILGILVGTTAISAAIGIGTSLGFNLEAVQIEQGEAETARGEALDATYTEIQDQTFPQKILELLPGNPFLDFTGARPTSTIAVVIFAAILGLAFLGVKRKEPQHAELFANIVDAFYAIIMRVVTLILRLTPYGVLAIMTKTVASSDLDSILKLGKFVLASYVALLVMFIIHLLLLTLAGLNPITYVRKVLPVLTFAFTSRTSAGTLPLNISTQTKKLGVPEGIANFAGSFGLSIGQNGCAGIYPAMLAVMIAPTVGIDPLSPSFIFTLIAVVAISSFGVAGVGGGATFAAILVLSTMNMPIALAGLLISVEPLIDMGRTALNVSGSMTAGVLTGKVTKELDTDTYNNSGSSQLELEA; this is encoded by the coding sequence ATGTTAGGGGGAGAAAAAGTGTCATCTATTTTAGTTATTATTAATATAGCCGTGCTGCTTGGCCTTATCTTTTTATTATTTTTTATGCAGAAAAAACATGTATCGTTTTCAAAACGTGTATTTTCTGCACTCGGTTTGGGAATTATTCTCGGGTTTGCTTTTCAATTTATCTATGGACCGGAAAATGAGGTACTGCTTGAATCGATTGGCTGGTTTAATATCGTTGGAAGCGGCTATGTAAAGCTTCTTCAAATGATCGTAATGCCGCTAGTTTTCATTTCGATTCTGGCAGCATTTACGAAGATGAAATTGTCAAATAACATCGGTAAAATCAGTGTTCTTATTTTAGGAATTCTTGTTGGGACGACTGCCATTTCTGCTGCAATTGGCATTGGCACTTCTCTTGGCTTTAATTTAGAAGCTGTCCAAATTGAGCAGGGTGAGGCAGAAACAGCAAGAGGGGAAGCTCTTGATGCAACTTACACTGAGATCCAGGATCAGACATTCCCTCAAAAAATCCTTGAATTGCTGCCTGGAAATCCATTTCTTGATTTTACTGGAGCACGTCCGACATCAACGATAGCGGTTGTCATTTTTGCTGCAATTTTAGGTCTGGCATTCTTGGGTGTTAAACGGAAAGAACCGCAGCATGCAGAGTTATTTGCAAACATAGTTGATGCATTTTATGCAATCATCATGAGGGTCGTCACGCTCATTCTTCGACTTACTCCATACGGCGTGCTTGCCATCATGACAAAAACTGTGGCTTCAAGTGATCTTGATTCCATCTTAAAACTTGGGAAATTTGTCCTCGCTTCTTACGTTGCGCTGCTTGTTATGTTTATCATTCACTTGCTGCTGTTAACACTTGCTGGGCTTAACCCAATCACATATGTAAGAAAAGTACTTCCTGTATTGACGTTTGCTTTTACTTCACGTACGAGCGCAGGAACGCTTCCTTTGAATATCAGCACACAAACTAAAAAACTCGGTGTACCAGAGGGAATCGCAAACTTTGCAGGATCTTTCGGTCTTAGCATCGGACAAAATGGCTGCGCAGGCATCTATCCCGCAATGCTTGCAGTTATGATTGCACCGACTGTCGGCATCGATCCATTAAGTCCTTCTTTCATCTTTACATTAATTGCGGTGGTTGCCATCAGTTCATTTGGAGTTGCCGGTGTCGGCGGAGGGGCTACATTTGCCGCAATCCTTGTCCTCTCAACCATGAATATGCCAATTGCATTGGCAGGTCTGCTTATATCAGTTGAACCTCTTATTGATATGGGCCGTACGGCATTGAATGTCAGCGGCAGCATGACAGCTGGAGTTTTAACTGGAAAAGTGACAAAAGAATTAGATACAGATACGTATAATAATAGCGGCTCATCACAATTGGAGCTGGAAGCTTAA